One genomic region from Portunus trituberculatus isolate SZX2019 chromosome 5, ASM1759143v1, whole genome shotgun sequence encodes:
- the LOC123514956 gene encoding LOW QUALITY PROTEIN: sialin-like (The sequence of the model RefSeq protein was modified relative to this genomic sequence to represent the inferred CDS: inserted 2 bases in 1 codon): MAKHTNELTLPEKKKEEEEEEEEEEEEEKESLCVDRLAVVEAGGGGGGGDLTTTITTSEDSKFMKKGWGARHTMVALTCAGVILLSMTRYSLSIAIVSMVTRSHAHTPTPIPTHDLEVAGEGIIGGGGGGGGCPAPNVTSSYLSVNDTNQRYEWDEKTQGLILGAYFYGNVITNIVGGRMSERSGSKPVIMVGMLVSSLLSLLSPLAARLSTNFFIAVRLCLGFAQGLVMPAVSRSMVVWVPPYKRSKYNTIVFIGSEVGIVLSLSVGGWLCSQTFLGGWPAVFYVFGGAGVVWCVLWXVLIYESPDTHRRISSEEKKYLMAHCVVRKEKVGVPWGAVVRCLPFWAVTVGHIGHNWGYYTFVTELPVYLSNMQHYSIKSNGLLSALPYLIKTVFALLFSLLMDRATARGKLSVLSVRRIAMSVASYLPAVALVGMCLVGCDSVAAVVVMSAAVGVSGSAFCGLFCSHQDIAPNFAGTIYGVTNTLANFTGFIAPAVVGFVTFENQTVKAWNTVFLLSALIYVVTCTFYIAFVTDQVQPFDSPRNSLEEEVVEEEEEEEERERRGV; this comes from the exons ATGGCGAAACACACAAACGAACTAACACTaccagagaagaagaaggaagaggaggaggaggaagaagaagaggaagaggaagagaaggagagccTGTGTGTTGACCGTTTGGCTGTGgtggaggctggtggtggtggtggtggtggtgacttgacaaccaccatcactacttctgAAGATTCCAAGTTTATGAAAA AGGGTTGGGGAGCGAGACACACAATGGTGGCCTTGACCTGTGCCGGGGTCATCCTCCTCTCCATGACCCGGTACAGCCTCTCCATTGCTATCGTCTCCATGGTAACGCgctcacacgcccacacacccacGCCCATCCCCACCCATGACCTGGAAGTGGCGGGAGAgggtattattggtggtggtggtggtggtggtggctgtcctGCTCCAAATGTGACATCTTCATATCTGAGTGTCAATGATACG aACCAGCGTTATGAGTGGGACGAGAAGACACAGGGGCTGATTTTGGGGGCTTATTTCTACGGGAACGTCATTACAAACATCGTGGGAGGGCGCATGTCTGAGAGGAGTGGAAGCAAGCCGGTGATAATGGTGGGAATGCTGGTCTCCTCCCTCTTGTCGCTCCTCTCGCCCCTCGCTGCTCGCCTCTCCACCAACTTCTTCATCGCGGTCCGTCTCTGCCTCGGCTTTGCGCAG GGGTTGGTGATGCCGGCAGTAAGCAGAAGCATGGTGGTGTGGGTGCCGCCTTACAAGAGAAGCAAATACAACACCATCGTCTtcatag gTTCAGAGGTCGGTATAGTCCTCTCTCTGTCAGTGGGCGGGTGGCTGTGTTCCCAGACCTTCCTAGGGGGCTGGCCGGCTGTCTTCTACGTGTTTGGCGGGGCTGGCGTGgtctggtgtgtgctgtg ggTTTTGATTTACGAGAGCCCTGACACACACCGCCGCATTAGCTCAGAGGAGAAGAAGTATTTGATGGCGCACTGTGTTGTCAGGAaagagaag gTTGGCGTACCGTGGGGTGCTGTGGTGCGGTGCCTCCCCTTCTGGGCCGTCACCGTCGGGCACATCGGGCACAACTGGGGGTACTACACCTTTGTCACGGAGCTGCCTGTGTACCTGTCCAACATGCAGCATTATAGTATTAAGAGT AATGGGTTACTGTCCGCTCTTCCTTACCTTATCAAGACGGTGTTTGCGCTCCTCTTCAGTCTACTGATGGACAGGGCGACAGCAAGGGGAAAGCTGTCTGTGCTGTCTGTCAGAAGGATAGCTATGagtgttg CCTCGTACCTCCCAGCAGTGGCCCTTGTTGGTATGTGCTTAGTGGGGTGTGACagcgtggcggcggtggtggtgatgtcagcCGCTGTTGGTGTCTCGGGGTCTGCCTTCTGTGGCCTCTTCTGTTCCCACCAAGACATCGCGCCGAATTTTGCAGGGACTATCTACGGGGTCACCAACACTCTGGCTAACTTCACTGGGTTTATTGCGCCCGCTGTGGTTGGCTTTGTCACGTTCgagaat cAAACAGTGAAAGCTTGGAACACTGTTTTTCTCCTGTCTGCCCTCATCTACGTGGTCACCTGCACCTTCTACATCGCCTTCGTCACAGACCAAGTGCAGCCCTTCGACTCTCCAAGGAacagcctggaggaggaggtcgtggaggaggaagaggaggaggaagagagggagagaagaggagtgtaA